One window from the genome of Dyadobacter sp. CECT 9275 encodes:
- a CDS encoding type I secretion C-terminal target domain-containing protein, whose protein sequence is MNLIRGREILSPFFVSVGLGIPGGLLSSRARFRFPRQFEVITFIKKFVNIFALCNCLEGDIINIVDLLTSYDPNQDAIDDFIMFTTSGSNSVVSVDRDGTGTTYTAQDIATITGVTGLDADDLLTNGNLLAAA, encoded by the coding sequence ATGAATTTGATAAGGGGCCGGGAGATTCTCAGCCCCTTTTTCGTTTCCGTCGGCCTGGGTATTCCTGGCGGGTTGCTCTCCAGCAGAGCCCGATTCCGCTTTCCCAGGCAATTTGAAGTTATCACTTTTATCAAAAAGTTCGTTAACATTTTTGCTCTTTGCAATTGCCTTGAGGGTGATATCATCAATATTGTGGACCTGCTGACAAGCTATGATCCAAATCAGGATGCGATTGATGATTTTATCATGTTTACGACAAGTGGAAGCAATTCTGTCGTATCCGTCGATCGTGATGGCACCGGCACCACATACACCGCGCAAGATATTGCGACCATTACTGGTGTTACGGGGCTTGATGCAGACGATCTGTTAACAAACGGAAACCTCTTAGCTGCAGCTTAA
- a CDS encoding aminopeptidase: protein MQNRPTKISIRKRAFEKILNEALLIRKDSDKPLTVIYDEDFMKFFDSLLKVLTEWNIPSTFIFIPKHYQSMMLDNKKFLNDNDEIDLPPQISGALQSSAFILNFLNGDSKYSKIRGSIISLQKQTASKMVHSPGIGDDVLKIVTKSPFKKIYRDSELVAWALGNTFLCKIISADSNNREYTLSFNIEGWENEPFMSPGKIFDDSWGNIPPGESFCCPEFTSVNGQICINGSLPGYLLYPNEEVVLQFRKGKMIQWESTGEKAKKYFSEFEKDARNRDDNNWNSFAEFGIGLNPMIKKLVGNALFDEKMGGTIHIALGDNRNFGHGIGSFYHDDLVCMRPTVILDENVVIEKGVLAMNRIRAWKRSISFEELHLNERDTISFNERRIQIEPTKMHRMLSKGDRKGKIGILNGKYESLYGKFKAIFRNTGDMRYRDLKRKFQTRELVQLKKMLSCFHHYKIIDITRDEN, encoded by the coding sequence ATGCAGAATAGACCTACTAAGATTTCTATTAGAAAAAGAGCCTTCGAGAAAATATTGAATGAAGCCTTACTCATCCGCAAGGACAGTGATAAACCTCTAACGGTGATCTATGATGAAGATTTCATGAAATTCTTCGACTCCCTTCTTAAAGTGTTAACTGAATGGAACATTCCCAGTACGTTTATCTTTATTCCGAAACATTATCAATCGATGATGCTCGACAACAAAAAATTCTTGAATGATAATGACGAGATAGATCTTCCACCGCAAATATCCGGGGCTCTTCAAAGCTCTGCTTTTATATTAAATTTTCTAAATGGAGATTCAAAATATTCAAAAATTAGAGGATCCATCATTAGTTTGCAAAAACAAACCGCCTCTAAAATGGTACACTCACCGGGCATAGGTGACGATGTACTAAAAATTGTAACTAAATCTCCATTCAAAAAAATTTATCGGGATTCTGAATTGGTGGCATGGGCGCTGGGAAATACATTCCTATGCAAGATTATAAGTGCTGACAGTAATAACAGGGAGTATACCCTATCATTCAATATTGAGGGCTGGGAAAATGAACCATTCATGTCACCCGGTAAAATATTTGACGATAGCTGGGGAAATATACCGCCCGGTGAATCTTTTTGTTGCCCTGAATTTACATCTGTTAATGGCCAGATCTGCATAAACGGCAGTTTGCCCGGGTACCTTCTTTATCCCAACGAGGAAGTCGTACTCCAATTTCGAAAGGGCAAAATGATCCAATGGGAGTCAACTGGCGAGAAAGCGAAAAAATATTTTAGTGAGTTTGAAAAAGATGCCAGGAACCGCGACGACAATAACTGGAATTCATTTGCGGAATTTGGCATCGGGCTCAACCCCATGATCAAGAAACTTGTTGGTAACGCCCTCTTTGATGAGAAAATGGGAGGAACAATTCACATTGCCCTAGGAGATAACAGGAATTTTGGACATGGTATCGGCTCATTTTATCATGACGACCTGGTTTGCATGCGACCTACGGTAATACTGGATGAGAACGTGGTGATAGAAAAAGGCGTTCTTGCAATGAACAGGATTAGGGCGTGGAAAAGATCGATATCATTTGAAGAGCTTCATTTGAATGAACGGGACACAATAAGTTTTAATGAAAGACGGATACAAATTGAACCGACAAAAATGCATAGGATGCTTTCAAAAGGCGACCGTAAAGGAAAGATTGGAATCTTGAACGGAAAATACGAATCGCTATATGGAAAATTTAAAGCCATTTTTAGAAATACGGGCGATATGCGGTATCGGGATCTTAAGAGAAAATTCCAAACGAGAGAGTTGGTCCAGCTAAAAAAAATGTTGTCCTGTTTTCATCATTACAAAATTATAGACATCACGCGAGATGAGAACTGA
- a CDS encoding ATP-binding protein, with translation MRTELQLIQSAIADFNFAEAKTEIHPEYKYFKLFEIYLPDRFRGLPTQWKFAILLQQGEENYPLVSKQEIVQEGNRLKSKMTSQSEFPLVIISDDVRVNVEKELVDANDNVFFLDKFRLPGKISDGVPVRNTPIILAVKSKFEKNGKGNYALSLSPYTPNIPVEGWRFFGRHRELEQIMSSKSNCFILGARKTGKSSILAEAKRKLSSSGFIVHDIGVQYAISFGEVVNAMVAKLSVRDAYYAQRDSELLETNFVLNVIKRLRGEDKKRTVLIFDELGNVMRRDSRNIWNFMGILRDLSQKGEIRVLASAFQEIYIRTYKDSDSPLVNFGTMIEINLFSRSEVEEILIKPLSVWYEIEDQNELLSQIRKKFGFHPLILQWIGEYTFKRIFHSKDKKVANHINRLLNEDIKFFKNAFQEIYEKNHSLLEKYLFLKFCKDARDERRELSTIEIKQISLNTELKRFKIESSLDERNYFLYRLSLKGLFYQDESNGLIFKIATPILYYYYESSNDIAEALFDMESEIPQLFKNINISYQNEGSGVN, from the coding sequence ATGAGAACTGAATTACAACTTATACAGTCAGCCATTGCGGATTTCAATTTCGCTGAAGCAAAAACCGAGATCCATCCGGAATATAAATACTTCAAACTTTTTGAAATATATCTTCCGGATAGATTTCGGGGGCTACCAACTCAATGGAAATTTGCTATTTTGCTGCAACAGGGTGAGGAAAATTATCCGCTGGTTTCCAAACAGGAAATCGTACAAGAAGGAAATAGGCTAAAATCTAAAATGACCAGTCAAAGTGAATTTCCGCTTGTCATTATTTCCGACGATGTCAGGGTTAATGTTGAAAAAGAGCTTGTGGACGCGAATGACAATGTGTTTTTTTTAGACAAGTTCAGGCTGCCCGGAAAAATAAGCGACGGTGTTCCTGTGAGAAACACTCCTATCATCCTTGCGGTAAAATCCAAATTCGAAAAAAATGGAAAAGGGAATTACGCATTGAGCCTCAGTCCGTATACTCCCAATATTCCTGTAGAAGGTTGGAGATTCTTTGGACGTCACCGTGAATTAGAGCAGATTATGTCATCCAAGTCAAATTGTTTCATTCTGGGCGCTAGGAAAACCGGCAAATCATCAATTCTTGCCGAGGCTAAACGAAAATTATCATCAAGTGGTTTTATTGTTCATGATATTGGTGTCCAATATGCTATTTCATTTGGTGAAGTAGTAAATGCAATGGTAGCCAAACTCTCTGTACGAGATGCTTACTATGCCCAGCGCGATAGCGAACTCCTAGAAACCAATTTTGTTTTAAACGTAATTAAGCGACTTAGAGGAGAGGATAAAAAAAGAACAGTCTTAATATTTGATGAATTAGGAAACGTAATGCGCAGAGATTCTCGCAATATATGGAATTTCATGGGCATACTGAGGGACCTATCTCAAAAAGGTGAGATCCGAGTGTTAGCTTCCGCTTTCCAAGAAATTTATATCAGAACCTACAAGGATTCCGATAGCCCACTTGTCAATTTCGGGACAATGATCGAGATAAATCTTTTTTCAAGATCAGAAGTAGAGGAGATACTAATTAAGCCGTTAAGCGTTTGGTACGAAATCGAAGATCAAAACGAACTCCTTAGCCAGATAAGGAAAAAATTCGGCTTTCACCCGTTAATCCTCCAATGGATCGGTGAATACACTTTTAAAAGGATCTTTCACTCAAAAGATAAAAAGGTTGCTAATCACATCAATAGACTGCTCAATGAGGACATCAAATTTTTCAAAAATGCTTTCCAAGAGATATATGAAAAGAATCACTCCCTGCTGGAAAAGTATCTCTTTCTGAAATTTTGTAAGGATGCGCGCGACGAGCGAAGAGAACTTTCTACGATCGAGATCAAGCAGATTTCACTCAACACGGAATTAAAAAGATTTAAAATAGAATCCAGCTTGGATGAACGAAATTATTTCCTTTACCGGCTAAGTCTGAAAGGCCTTTTTTACCAAGATGAATCCAATGGCCTAATATTTAAAATTGCTACTCCTATTCTCTACTATTATTACGAGTCGTCTAATGATATTGCTGAGGCCTTATTCGATATGGAATCGGAGATACCTCAGTTGTTTAAAAACATTAATATCAGTTATCAAAATGAGGGAAGCGGAGTTAATTGA
- a CDS encoding esterase/lipase family protein produces the protein MREAELIDPSWQEAIDLLITGKSVFISVPDYYGGQRFMDTIRQSDELNNSFTVVNLHYFNDSIKIDFQKIIDNFQQGESDRIQLPENNKFDFAETIRKLVLKKPFLVLITSTYHSFNNVSTLVDSFHDIIKYFPNDRRKYLSILLMDDYSMYFHENKRTYSYASSAWNFFARFHIAPLCDSRLVDKYLIDFFHHGELVKRISSALFRISGGHQGLISDALKYIFNKWELIDFNNVEQEVESIISKTHSYQAIGKEYSSLSSPDLQSLYSFRHKRLFEVNETDLVKRFFTKGVLANSGDLHVVVIKGVVRKLLENMIDGNMTAPKKLALCIHGLDGSDLTWRRFKEIYDNDEELKAEYDFAMYTFPTTKYWNLNFFKASDPPIQQLAKGLETEIEYKYFKYSAIVLVCHSLGGLVGRKFLLDRFLININQPQVQYAPIIRKIVMYATPHNGANLANLVKHITIRNKQIIQLARKSDFLDSLNENWMKTGAHDYYKGWYVVGGKDQIVDKDSAGLFWGNNRCKTIISADHFSIIKPENEEAVSYLIFRKTLLE, from the coding sequence ATGAGGGAAGCGGAGTTAATTGATCCTAGCTGGCAGGAAGCGATCGACTTACTTATCACGGGAAAATCGGTTTTTATTTCGGTGCCAGATTACTATGGAGGGCAGCGATTTATGGATACAATTCGACAATCAGACGAGCTGAATAATTCATTTACGGTTGTTAATTTACACTATTTTAACGACTCCATAAAAATTGATTTTCAAAAGATTATCGATAATTTTCAGCAGGGGGAGTCAGACAGAATTCAGTTACCGGAAAATAATAAATTTGATTTCGCTGAAACCATCCGAAAATTGGTCTTAAAAAAACCTTTCCTTGTGCTGATCACCAGTACCTATCATTCTTTTAACAATGTTAGTACCCTAGTTGACTCATTTCATGATATAATAAAATATTTTCCTAATGATCGCCGAAAATATTTATCGATTTTGCTGATGGATGATTATTCGATGTATTTCCATGAAAATAAACGGACATATAGCTATGCATCGTCAGCCTGGAACTTTTTTGCAAGATTTCATATAGCTCCGCTGTGCGATAGCCGGCTTGTGGATAAGTACTTGATCGATTTTTTTCACCACGGGGAACTGGTAAAAAGAATTTCTTCTGCTTTATTCCGGATCTCGGGTGGTCATCAAGGATTGATCAGCGATGCGCTCAAATACATATTTAATAAATGGGAATTGATCGATTTTAATAATGTAGAACAAGAAGTCGAATCAATCATCAGTAAGACTCATTCGTATCAAGCAATCGGAAAAGAATATTCCTCATTATCTTCTCCAGATCTGCAATCACTTTATTCCTTCAGGCACAAAAGACTTTTCGAAGTGAATGAAACGGATCTTGTCAAAAGGTTCTTTACAAAGGGAGTACTAGCAAATTCAGGTGACCTACATGTCGTAGTGATAAAAGGCGTTGTACGTAAGTTATTAGAAAACATGATCGATGGAAATATGACCGCACCAAAAAAATTGGCACTTTGTATCCATGGCTTGGATGGAAGTGATTTAACCTGGCGGAGGTTCAAAGAGATTTACGACAATGATGAAGAATTGAAGGCAGAATATGATTTTGCCATGTATACTTTTCCCACAACAAAATATTGGAATCTCAATTTTTTCAAAGCGTCGGATCCACCTATACAACAATTGGCGAAAGGATTGGAAACGGAGATTGAATATAAATATTTTAAGTACTCGGCAATTGTTTTGGTGTGTCATAGTCTAGGCGGATTGGTTGGCAGAAAATTCCTACTAGATCGATTTCTCATTAACATCAATCAACCTCAGGTTCAATATGCCCCTATTATTAGGAAAATTGTCATGTATGCGACACCGCACAATGGAGCAAATTTAGCAAATCTCGTAAAACATATTACTATTCGTAATAAGCAGATTATACAGCTCGCTCGTAAATCGGATTTTCTTGATAGCTTGAATGAAAATTGGATGAAAACCGGGGCTCATGACTATTACAAAGGATGGTATGTGGTCGGGGGCAAGGACCAGATCGTTGATAAGGACAGCGCTGGCTTGTTTTGGGGAAATAATAGGTGCAAAACGATAATTTCTGCGGATCATTTCAGCATTATTAAGCCGGAAAACGAAGAGGCTGTGTCATACCTGATCTTTAGGAAGACCCTTCTCGAATAA
- the istA gene encoding IS21 family transposase has protein sequence MSKIRQILRMYSQGRSKLSIAAQTGVSRNTAKRYMATFDASGLTFEQVNTLNDKELDDFFGTVKEQPPKDRLLNLQRCFPNIDKELKRTGVTRHMLWEAYKKEFPDGFGYTARRPGQFCFHLTNWKARVNPVMHRPAARQDHKAGDKLYIDFAGVKLSIADKQTGELTEVEVFVAILGASQLTYVEAVNSQQKEDLIAACENTFHYIGGVPAAIVPDNRRAAPLKAAVIKSNKYEPTLNEAFADFADHYGTTILPARAYRPRDKALPGRRCGGRGRENRL, from the coding sequence ATGAGTAAAATAAGACAGATCCTAAGAATGTACAGCCAGGGCCGCAGCAAGCTTTCAATAGCAGCCCAAACTGGTGTGTCCCGCAATACAGCAAAGAGGTACATGGCTACTTTTGATGCGAGCGGGCTAACCTTCGAACAGGTCAATACGCTGAATGATAAGGAGCTGGACGACTTCTTCGGAACGGTTAAAGAACAGCCCCCCAAAGACAGGTTACTGAACCTGCAACGTTGTTTTCCAAACATCGATAAAGAGCTTAAGCGGACTGGTGTCACGCGCCATATGCTTTGGGAAGCCTATAAAAAGGAGTTTCCCGATGGTTTTGGATATACCGCCCGGCGGCCCGGCCAGTTTTGCTTCCACCTCACCAATTGGAAGGCCCGGGTAAACCCTGTGATGCACCGCCCGGCGGCCCGGCAGGACCACAAGGCGGGCGATAAGCTGTATATTGATTTTGCAGGCGTTAAACTAAGTATTGCAGATAAGCAGACCGGTGAATTAACTGAGGTTGAAGTGTTTGTGGCTATCCTTGGGGCCAGCCAGCTTACGTATGTGGAAGCGGTCAACAGCCAGCAAAAAGAAGACCTGATCGCAGCCTGTGAAAATACGTTTCACTATATCGGTGGCGTACCGGCAGCGATTGTCCCCGACAACCGCCGGGCGGCCCCGCTTAAAGCAGCTGTTATCAAAAGCAATAAATACGAACCAACGCTCAACGAAGCTTTTGCCGACTTTGCTGACCATTACGGAACTACCATATTGCCTGCCCGCGCTTATCGGCCAAGAGATAAGGCGTTGCCGGGCCGCCGGTGCGGTGGAAGGGGCCGTGAAAATCGTTTATAG
- a CDS encoding Mu transposase domain-containing protein, which translates to MKIVYSRIYAPLRKQVYSSLSELNAAIWIALETHNNQLLRGRNYSRRLQFEEIERSALAPLPVLRYEFKKQLHATVMKNGHVCLSVDKHYRRATPYSVPYRFIGKKIKLLFSNSLVEAYYHYERIALHKRVKSPYNYSTDKEHLASTHRFVTDWTPDRFLEWASSIHEDVRLYIHKILDRKQHPEQAYRSCVGILSFAKKAGEQRLISACQRALSYGIYNYKTIHRAAGRTILEKNMDQYEDSLFADELPMPHHDNIRGEDYYQ; encoded by the coding sequence GTGAAAATCGTTTATAGCCGCATTTACGCCCCTTTGAGGAAGCAGGTTTACAGCTCACTCTCTGAGCTAAACGCAGCCATATGGATTGCCCTTGAGACCCATAACAACCAACTGTTACGGGGCCGTAATTACAGCCGTAGGCTCCAGTTTGAAGAAATAGAACGCTCTGCATTGGCACCGCTCCCTGTTCTCCGATATGAATTTAAGAAGCAACTACATGCCACTGTGATGAAAAACGGGCATGTCTGCCTGAGCGTTGACAAGCATTATCGCCGGGCGACCCCGTACAGCGTGCCTTACCGGTTTATAGGTAAAAAGATCAAACTGCTGTTCTCCAATTCTTTGGTTGAAGCCTATTACCATTACGAGCGCATTGCCCTGCATAAACGCGTCAAAAGCCCCTACAATTATTCTACTGATAAAGAACATCTGGCCAGTACACACCGCTTCGTAACCGACTGGACGCCAGACCGGTTTTTGGAATGGGCTTCCTCAATACACGAAGACGTCAGGTTGTATATCCATAAAATCCTGGACCGCAAACAACATCCCGAACAGGCTTACCGGTCTTGCGTGGGCATCTTATCCTTCGCTAAAAAGGCTGGTGAACAAAGGTTGATCAGTGCGTGCCAGAGGGCACTCAGCTATGGTATTTACAACTACAAAACGATCCACCGGGCCGCCGGGCGGACAATACTGGAAAAGAATATGGACCAATATGAAGACAGCCTGTTTGCAGACGAATTGCCCATGCCCCATCATGATAATATCAGGGGCGAAGACTATTACCAATAA
- a CDS encoding ATP-binding protein — protein MFHAFKSSLESGKTDDYTADELLAHLVDAEWDDRHNRRVERQINYARFRYKAMVENIHYHADRSIERNQIMRLSDRRCGRMLFYCP, from the coding sequence ATGTTCCATGCCTTTAAAAGCAGCTTGGAAAGCGGGAAAACCGACGATTACACCGCCGATGAACTTTTAGCCCATCTGGTTGATGCTGAATGGGATGACAGGCATAACCGGCGTGTAGAGCGACAAATTAATTATGCCAGGTTCCGCTACAAAGCGATGGTTGAAAATATCCATTACCATGCCGACCGGAGTATCGAACGTAACCAGATCATGCGCTTGTCGGACCGCCGATGCGGCCGAATGCTCTTTTATTGCCCGTAA
- a CDS encoding ATP-binding protein yields the protein MITGSTGIGKSYVASAIGHQACILGYRVLYASTPKLFARLKMAKADGSYIKEIAKIERQHLLILDDFGIQPFDAKSRAALMEIIEDRHGKTSLIITSQLPVSKWHEVIGEKTIADAILDRIVHDAHRVELRGESMRKKRKMEPENSYQ from the coding sequence TTGATCACAGGCAGTACCGGGATCGGGAAAAGCTATGTGGCATCCGCCATTGGTCACCAGGCTTGTATCCTGGGCTACCGCGTTCTATATGCCAGTACACCTAAGTTATTCGCCCGCTTGAAGATGGCCAAGGCCGATGGGTCCTATATCAAGGAAATTGCAAAGATAGAACGGCAGCACCTGCTCATCCTTGACGACTTTGGGATCCAACCCTTCGATGCCAAGAGCCGGGCAGCCCTGATGGAAATAATCGAAGACAGGCACGGCAAGACATCGCTGATTATCACTTCCCAATTACCGGTCAGCAAATGGCATGAAGTAATCGGAGAAAAAACCATTGCTGATGCGATCCTGGACCGGATTGTACATGACGCACATCGGGTGGAGCTCAGGGGGGAATCGATGAGAAAAAAACGAAAAATGGAGCCTGAAAACAGCTACCAATAA
- a CDS encoding serine hydrolase domain-containing protein, translating to MKIVSSKYLKILIMIFTGLLSSCEDKAPAPETINTAIDNAVYPYIAMGANVGIIVGIIKDGSKSVYSYGEKELGTDQKITSKSVLELASITKTFTALALADMHFRENLNLDDPIEKYLPARVKVPSFNGKKITLRQLANHTSGLPRTPENMDKEAFNPYIGYSEEKMYEFINGYTLKREPGTQYEYSNVGYGLLGQILSILNKTDYEDMIASRVTVPLGMKHTTVSFSSEQLQNLVPGYYGNRKVDSWAKYMENILQGTGSLISNLDDMLIYLDANMNPQNNLLGQAISLTHKPTFEYSGDHQDGIGLGWSLFSADNQNITWKNGGNGGYTSFIGFDKSSKTGVVILTNSSLNPDPFQTQMGFEILKALQSL from the coding sequence ATGAAAATCGTTTCATCAAAATATCTTAAAATTCTCATCATGATTTTTACCGGGCTGTTAAGCTCTTGTGAGGACAAAGCGCCTGCTCCGGAAACAATCAATACTGCTATTGATAATGCTGTTTATCCGTATATAGCCATGGGGGCGAATGTGGGTATTATTGTAGGTATAATTAAAGATGGTTCAAAATCCGTTTATAGTTATGGAGAAAAGGAGCTGGGGACAGATCAGAAAATCACGTCGAAGTCAGTTTTAGAGCTGGCTTCTATCACAAAAACATTCACCGCCCTGGCCCTAGCGGATATGCATTTTCGTGAAAATTTAAACTTGGATGACCCAATTGAAAAATACCTGCCGGCAAGGGTAAAGGTCCCATCTTTTAATGGGAAAAAGATAACATTACGACAACTTGCCAATCATACATCGGGTTTACCCCGAACGCCTGAAAATATGGACAAAGAAGCTTTTAATCCTTATATAGGGTATTCCGAGGAAAAAATGTATGAATTTATAAATGGTTATACATTAAAAAGAGAGCCCGGAACGCAATATGAATATTCTAATGTGGGCTATGGGTTACTTGGCCAGATTTTAAGTATATTGAATAAAACAGATTACGAGGATATGATTGCCTCACGTGTGACAGTACCTCTCGGCATGAAACATACCACAGTGTCTTTTTCCAGTGAGCAGCTGCAAAATCTAGTGCCGGGTTACTATGGGAATAGAAAGGTTGACTCGTGGGCTAAATACATGGAAAACATCCTGCAAGGTACTGGATCATTGATATCAAACCTGGATGACATGTTAATATATCTTGACGCGAATATGAATCCCCAAAACAATTTGCTGGGACAGGCGATATCGCTTACGCACAAGCCCACCTTCGAATATTCGGGAGATCATCAGGATGGCATTGGCTTGGGATGGAGCCTTTTTTCAGCCGATAATCAAAATATCACCTGGAAAAATGGTGGAAATGGAGGCTATACTTCCTTTATCGGATTTGATAAGTCTTCAAAAACCGGTGTTGTAATCCTGACAAATTCATCTCTAAATCCTGATCCGTTCCAGACTCAGATGGGTTTTGAAATATTAAAGGCTCTTCAAAGTCTCTAG
- a CDS encoding outer membrane beta-barrel protein produces the protein MKNILKITAILFAVLSCRVCYSQNKLAVGVRLLPSATTFRYNTGVPILDFLKVAPYHFRVRTTQGIGVLYNAGRKLSIGTDLLYSLEGGGYQQRKTNLNYLKLPIWIGYNSSPARKLIFTVQSGLEFSYLLQAKIRYDDKSIDIGRYVNKLSTGIPLAIGVKFRMFHSYAVSTQLYLSSEIGSLSKTNREFGVYNYVFPGLRISIDHSLKNNLK, from the coding sequence ATGAAGAATATTTTAAAAATTACAGCCATTTTATTTGCCGTGCTTTCATGCAGGGTTTGTTATTCACAAAATAAGCTTGCTGTGGGCGTGAGGCTTTTACCATCAGCAACCACGTTTCGCTACAATACCGGCGTTCCCATACTGGATTTTCTCAAAGTTGCGCCATATCATTTTAGAGTTCGCACAACACAGGGAATCGGAGTATTATACAATGCGGGCAGAAAGCTTAGCATTGGCACCGACCTTCTTTATAGCCTGGAAGGGGGAGGATATCAGCAGAGAAAAACAAATTTGAACTATCTGAAATTACCAATATGGATTGGATATAATTCGTCTCCGGCAAGAAAATTAATCTTTACGGTTCAGTCTGGCCTAGAGTTCTCTTACCTGCTGCAAGCAAAAATCAGATACGATGACAAGTCAATAGACATTGGTCGTTACGTCAACAAATTAAGTACTGGAATTCCTCTGGCGATTGGCGTCAAGTTCCGGATGTTTCACTCTTACGCTGTCTCGACTCAACTTTATTTATCCTCTGAAATTGGGTCGCTATCCAAAACAAATAGAGAGTTTGGAGTTTATAATTATGTGTTTCCAGGTCTAAGAATTTCAATTGATCACAGTTTAAAAAACAATTTAAAATAG
- a CDS encoding helix-turn-helix domain-containing protein produces the protein MQSIILNTGTISCLLFLAILTAYKKSYNSTGYRFLALLFVCLSFDFADEVLIATGVYAQHPWLAVVLQPVLYLFAPLIYLAVVYLTSVSQKLSIRILYHFIPYLAMLGIYLKIYIFTNTDNKTLGNIAVSTGSEPIEIVLILLFFVQALCYQYYSILTLNRHRETLPLFVSNLPDNDYHWLRNAIIGLSILFAISFAEVIFVNAQNSGIFPLIYLIGFYYVGLQVVKQKDVFSFSKGQVESFSDLVNDHRYAVKLEPSPENEPIADSPPANVNKADRSGTDNSLLQKKKTISDQKLEVYQKRLLEIMEAEKPYMDSEITLPKLGKILLLNTYQTSYLINTCFGENFYTFINRYRLEECKKMLSSSDYSHLSILGIAYESRFNSKTAFNTAFKKHTGCSPKEFRDRNIHGNESEISSDLSSV, from the coding sequence ATGCAGAGTATCATACTTAATACCGGTACCATCAGCTGTCTGCTCTTTTTAGCTATTTTGACGGCATATAAAAAAAGTTACAATTCAACTGGATACCGATTCCTAGCACTTCTTTTCGTTTGCCTTTCCTTTGATTTTGCGGATGAAGTCTTAATCGCTACGGGTGTTTATGCTCAGCACCCTTGGCTGGCTGTGGTTTTGCAGCCTGTGTTGTACCTTTTCGCACCACTAATTTATCTGGCCGTTGTCTATTTAACCTCCGTTTCTCAAAAATTGTCCATACGTATTCTCTATCACTTTATTCCCTACCTTGCCATGCTGGGGATTTATCTGAAAATTTATATTTTTACAAATACAGATAACAAGACACTTGGGAATATTGCAGTTTCTACTGGCAGCGAGCCTATTGAAATAGTATTAATTCTTCTGTTTTTTGTTCAGGCGTTGTGCTATCAGTATTATTCGATTTTGACTTTAAACAGGCATCGGGAAACACTCCCGCTGTTTGTATCAAATCTTCCTGACAATGATTATCATTGGCTGCGCAATGCAATTATCGGGCTGAGTATACTGTTCGCAATTTCTTTTGCCGAGGTCATTTTCGTAAATGCACAAAATTCTGGTATTTTTCCTTTAATCTATCTCATCGGTTTTTATTATGTTGGTTTACAGGTTGTAAAACAAAAAGACGTCTTTTCATTTTCGAAGGGGCAGGTCGAGAGCTTTTCGGATTTAGTTAACGACCATCGGTATGCCGTAAAACTAGAGCCCAGTCCAGAAAATGAACCGATTGCAGATTCACCTCCTGCCAACGTTAACAAGGCGGATCGTAGTGGAACTGATAATTCCTTACTTCAAAAGAAAAAGACAATCAGCGATCAAAAACTGGAAGTGTATCAAAAAAGGCTGTTGGAAATAATGGAAGCAGAAAAACCATACATGGATAGTGAGATAACATTGCCTAAGCTTGGGAAAATTCTACTTCTTAATACCTACCAAACCTCTTATCTGATCAACACTTGTTTTGGCGAAAATTTTTACACATTTATAAACAGATATAGATTGGAGGAATGTAAAAAGATGCTGTCAAGTAGTGATTACAGCCATTTAAGTATTCTGGGTATAGCCTACGAATCACGCTTTAATTCTAAAACCGCATTTAATACCGCATTCAAAAAACACACCGGCTGCTCACCGAAGGAATTTCGCGATAGAAATATTCACGGAAATGAATCAGAAATAAGTTCCGATTTATCAAGTGTTTGA